Genomic window (Salvelinus fontinalis isolate EN_2023a chromosome 3, ASM2944872v1, whole genome shotgun sequence):
tttacacggatcagtcgtcctggtccctttgcagaaaaagagccccaaagcatgatgtttccacccccatgcttcacagtaggtatggtgttctttggatgcaactcagcattctttgtcctccaaacacgacgagttgagtttttaccaaaaagttatattttggtttcatctgaccatatgacattctcccaatcttcttctggatcatccaaatgctctctagcaaacttcagacgggcctggacatgtactggcttaagcagggggacacgtctggcactgcaggatttgactccctggtggcgtagtgtgttactgatggtaggctttgttactttggtcccagctttctgcaggtcattcactaggtccccccgtgtggttctgggatttttgctcactgttcttgtgatcattttgaccccacggggtgagatcttgcgtggagccccagatcgagggagattatcagtggtcttgtatgtctttcattttctaataattgctcccacagttgatttcttcaaaccaagctgcttacctattgcagattcagtcttcccagcctgctgcaggtctacaattttgtttctggtgtcctttgacagctctttggtcttggccatagtggagtttggagtgtgactgtttgaggttgtggacaggtgtcttttatactgataacaagttcaaacaggtgccattaatacaggtaacgagtggaggacagaggaacctcttaaagaagaagttacaggtctgtgagagccagaaatcttgcttgtttgtaggtgaccaaatacttattttccaccataatttgcaaataaattcataaaaaatcctacaatgtgattttctggatttttttccctcattttgtctgtcatagttgaagtgtacctatgatgaaaattacaggcctctctcatctttttaagtgggagaacatgcacagttggtggctgactaaatacttttttgccccactgtatataaatgtgacatgtaaaaaaatatatatgaatttTTTTAcatctctaaaaacctgtttttgctttgtccttatggggtattgtgtgtaaattaatGAGGGGGGACATCgtcatctattttagaataagattGTAAcgaacaaaatgtggagaaagtcgaggggtctgaatactttctgaacacaCTGTATTATGATTGGGAAATGGTCATGTTTTGTCCACTCTGTCCCCTGCAGCAGATCAACCAGGACCTCAACATCCAGCTTCTGAAGGACGGTTACCGGCTAGACGAGATCCCTGACGACGAGGATCTGGATCTGATCCCTCCCAAATCAGTCAACCCCACCTGCATGTGCTGCCAAGCCACCTCATCCTCAGCCTGCCACATCCAGTAGCCCCTGCCATGACAGATGCTCCCGCCCCTGCCACCAGGGCAGCaacaaggaagaggaggagttgaAATGATTGGGGAGACGGGACAGAAGAATAGGTGTATTGGAATTAGTGTGGATTTGAAAAGGGTGAAAATGCAGAACAAATTTACTGAGTAACTAGTTCCTCCTATGGTAGGACATGTGCATACGTTTGTCTGTTACGTTATAGGGTCTTTATGTCTGAGTAGTATTCAGAAGCAGCTCTCCCTTGTCTCATCTTGGAATATTACATGGAGGGCAATGGAAAGGTCTCAAATGCTGAACTTGTGTGAGATGGCAGTGTTTCGAAGATGGTCTCTTGAGGATTATGTCGTCTTAAACTTTTCTTGACCTCCTGAAAGTCTTTGTTGCTGTTACTGTATGGATAGATCAACAGGGAATGTACTGTGAGCATGGAAAAAGGACAAACATTTGATTGAAGAGCTGTCTGAGTGTGTGTAACGTGTCTAAAATCAAATATCAAACCTTTTAGAATATTTAAGGAGATACAGCAACGAACACAGAGGAATCTCGAATATTTATTTTATGTTTCCAAGCAGGCATCTCACAAGTTAAAAAGCAAAGTGAGTTTTGAGTTGAGTGGATTTGCAGCAGTCTGTCTTCTCACTCCTCTATCTTTTCTGATCAGCTTTTATTTCTCTTCCTGTTGTCGTGATACGTGTTTCACATGATGATGTGTGAACATAACAAATATTTGAATTCTCATACAAAAACATCAGAATAACTATTCCTATTTACAACTTTGATATATGACATGAGAACAGCTTTGCATGCTGCTCACTGTGCCACTTAGATAAACACCCTTACCAATACAGTAACTGGGTGGGGTTAGGCTCTCAACTTGACCCACTGCAtccttagcctggtcccagatctgtctggTGCTGTCTTGACAAACTCGAGTATGGTCAAGGTAagacagcactaacagatctgggaccagtctactGCAACTTCACCCTAGTGCCAATTAGATCGGGTCATTTTCTTGTGCAGTACTTAACTTAGAGAAAAGATATGGGATTCATAGGTCACAAAGCCTGGTTCCAGAtcggtttgtgctgtcttgcacattgtttggcatgacaaggaGCTGGCAAGAtggcacaaactgatctgggaccaggctaggtccGATACTGTATGGTGAAGCCAATGTGTATTTAGTGCCATTCTACTACTGTCCACATGAAAATGATAACTTATTTTAGTGGATATTTCTGTAACACTAAATGGTTTGTTACCCCTCAATATAATTGTATATTGGGTCATCCTGCTTATATGTATACTCATTGTTGATTTCACTATGCTGTCTTCACTTGTCTATTGTACTTTTAATCTTATCTTTTTATTTTGTTGTGTAAATTGCTTTGAACTGTTGTATGAAAAGCACATTTTCCAATATGCTCAGTAGGATTAATGTGCTAACAACCATGTGCTAACCATTACTGTACCTGCCATACTATAATACCATTTCCTAGTCCTGGCACCCAGTGGTTGTGGGTACTGTAGTTTAACTGCCAAAAGGCCATTAAAAAAAGTATTTGTATAATAGTGTCCAAAAAAAACAACTTTCATGGGCATAACAGCCATAATGTAACATGAGATGGTGTTAAATTATTGTATGAATATAACAGTTGTAATGGAGAATGTGTCCTTCTGAATTCCTGAGCAGGGATGTTCCCAGTACACTAATGATAGTGGTTTGGCAAAATGTCCGCCTGTACACACAGCAGCCCATGTCCTCCTATAGTGCTTCCAGAAGTAGGCTGTAGCGCCACATTGTGCTTCTCTCACTGCCACTGACACAGTATGTGCAATCACACAGGCATAGTACAcatggcgcacacacacagaatgcaCTATAGAACGCTTCAAATTGGAAATGGCTCCTCGTGTCTAACGATCCAAGACTGTGCATAGCGTACTATATGTAAAGCAAGGGATGGATGAGGTAAAGATGTTATCTACTGTACTGCTTTGGGTGCTTGGTTTTCCAGTGCATTCCACTGTAGTGCAATGAATGATATGAGGGGTTGACTCCAGTTTGAATACACACAAATCAAACAGAAACGGGTCAATTCaaaataatgaaaatacctacTGTTTTGGGATGGTGCGAAACAGGGAACACTGTGTTCAGTAGGCAAGAAGTGGAAAAACGCTTTGTCTATATTCAAGGACGCATCATCCAAATAGCAATGGAAATGTATACCTGTTTTGTCTGAGCGCTAAGCATTAGCTTCCCCTGTCATTGTGATCACAAGTTCACACTCCCTGATCACACTCCCTTTCACCCCAGagttgtctaaagtagagtatgcCTTAAGTAATGCATTGTATTGGAAGATATTTATTgcctgttttatttatttattttatttgggggggggggggaaatctaCATCTTAACATGGACACAGAGGGCAGCACTTACAGCTGTGAAACTGCACTGAAGTTCTACAGTACTCACAATATTGTGAGTTTAGTGCCATTTTGCGGATGTTAAGTATTGCCCATAGGCTTTTTTGGGGTATCATTCAGACACTCATTGTGATTTTAAAGAAGATGTGAACAATTAAAGTTTCTGTATGTAACAATGTTATTGTTCTGTGTAGTGTTATCATGTCTACAAATAAATATCAACGGTCTGAATTAAAAGTTGTGGCGCAACTTCCATGTGATGTCTGGAAAAAGGAAAAATATGCACAGCCAACGGTCAGGTGCTGGATAGAAAACATATTTAAAGTAATGTCCTCAGATGTTTCTTTTTGTAATGTTTGAGAACCTACAATAGAGCAAATTGTAGGTGATAGCCCAATGACCAAGGGCTTGTACAGTTATTACCTCCACTAGTGATTGGGGTTGTGACAGTAACTATGGGCCAGGCCAGAAGggtaggggagagaagggaagatggGGGTGATTAGCCTGACTTTATCCCCAGGGACAGATGGTGGACAGGGGTTTAGCGGCTTACCAACGAGGCGTCTTGAGCCTTCTCCCTTAGGAGGCTAGTCTATGTCCACGTTGCGAGGAGGTGTGGAGAGAACTCGCTGTCTGTCCACCGAGAGGGAGAGAGCCTAGGAGACAGGTGAGTAAGACATCCAGGCCCTGAGTGTCTCTCCCTGGATAGTTTGGGCCCCAAATTAACTCTGGGCATAGGCCATGGAGAGATTGGAATGTGTCTCTCCTTAGCTGCTCAGGTACTTCGTAAATCCTTTGGTTATAGTGCTATATCTGTTGGTAAGGTGAGGAGTAAGGGAGTTTTCTATTGGCGTATCTGAGGAATCTCCTTAAAAAGAGGAATACTATATGAGCAAACGTGTTTTCAATAAGCACATGTATCATGCTTGTTTTAACAGCCAACCTTCCTCCATAGATTTCTGTGTCAGGCAGTAAGCGGATCTCATCGTGGAGCCATGCTGCTGAGAATTTTGCCCCGAGCGGCTGCACTGCTCATGCTGTGTGTTCAGCTACTGCATGCCTCCGTGCTGCCTGCTGTATCCTCCTACGAGTTCACTGCCTATAGGATGCAGCAGTACGCCGTTCAGCAGGAAAAACATGGTAGGGTCCCTTGGCCAGACATACTAAGTATCTGCACCAGAGAAAAGTTTACACCTGTTATTTTATAATTTCAAAATGTATAGTGCAGCTCTGTGGAGCAGCTTTTTTTATGTGCTGTACTCCTCAAGAAGGTATTTGTGTACTGTTTTCATTATTTAGTAATTTTATTTTCTGTGATTGAGACAGGAAAGACAAAGTGAAGTTTGGAACTGTGTTTTTTCATTTGACCTCTGTGTTGACCTGTGGAGGTTGTCGCGGTGCCATAGTGCAGGCGGAGGCCCGCTCAGCAGACGAACCAGTGTTAACACGACGCTGTGTCATCATGAAGCTGCCGGACTTCACCGTGGAGCGATACCTGGAGGCTCTGAGGCAGAGCGCTGCCGCTGTACTCCTCCTGCTACCCAAAAACATGTCCGCTGTCCCCCAGGATATCATACAGGTATCTTAGACCTTTTATCAGGGTTGGCGGCACATTCTATTGTAATATCAATCACTTGGGAGTATACAACAATCTACAGGTTTATGACAATGCCTGTTTTCTCTACCTGGCACCTTCAAGTTCTGGATATGTGGCACATTAATCCAATATAATGTTAACTCTTTGCTTCCATACAGACCTTCATGGTGAGTGAGAGCGAAGCGTTGTTAAAGGATACCATCATGCCTGTGTATGTGACCCCGGAGGACGAGCAGCTCCTTTATATGTACGAAGAGGTCAAGCACGCTGCAGCCTCTCGCACCTCCTCTATACTAGTCCGAGGTAAGTGGAGAAGGCGGGATGGGAGGAAGAGGGTCTGGAGAGTAGAAAGGTTGGAGAGGGGCATGAGTGAAGGGGATGAAAGAAAGGAGGTAGActgagggaagagaaaggagggggaTACAGCGCAATGTGAAATtcgattttaataataataaatgtaatAGGTTCAGCATCTTTCATAACACAACTTGAACTTCTTTATTTTACTCTGTCAGTGTTCCGTAGCATGGTCACAGCCACCGTATTTCAGATTCTAGTGAGCAACACCAACCCCATCAAGCCCATCACTGACAGTACAATCATTACTCTGGAGGTGAGTCTCTCTTCAACCCTGTCTATGACCAAAGACATCAGTTAATTCTTATGGCATATGAACCATGGAATGAATTATAATTGGATGTGAAATACTGTATTAGGCCTACTGGTCCCAAAATAGCCAAGTCAGACTTGTATACAGATTGTGATTGGTCACTGTGCCTTCAGGGTGTACTTCCTGGTGCTGGAGAGGATGCGTCCACCATCGTTATCACGGCCCACTACGACTCCTACGGCCTTACTCCAGTAAGTCAACTGCACGCTGCGTATACTAGTGAAATATAAATGTATTCGCAAATACTGAGTTTCAATCAAAaatattggtgtgtgtgtaaaacagtgGCTGTCATATGGAGCAGACTCCAACGGTAGCGGAGTCACCATCTTGCTTGAGCTGGTCCGTCTTTTCCAGAAACTTTATAGCAACCCCCACAGCCAGCCTCCGTGAGTTAAACACACTATCTTTTAGTTATTTACAGACGTAAAacgtatgcacgcatgacttTAAGTCGCTAAGTGGCATAAATGATTACTATATACATGTATATTAAATATTATCACTATTCATTGATCAAATGAAAATAATTAatcacatatacagtgcattcggaaaatccccacagacctggggaagggtaccaaaacatttctgcagtgtggaagttccccaagaacacagtggcctccataattctgaaatggaagaagtttggaaccaacaagactcttcctagagctggctgcccagccaaattgagcaatcaggggagaagggccttggtcagggaggtgaccaagaacctgatggtcactctgacatggctccagagttcctctgtggagatgggagaaccttcccaaaagacaaccatctttgctgcactccaccaatttatggtagagtggccagacggaagccactcctcactaaaaggcacatgacagacggcttggagtttgccaaaaggcacctaaattactctcagaccatgagaaacaagattctctggccttatgaaaccaagatttaactctttggcctgaatgtcaagcgtcatgtctggaggaaatcccttacggtaaagcatggtggtggcagcatcatgttgtggcgaagtttttcagcggcagggactgggagactaatcaggattgagggaaagatgaacggagaaaagtacagagggatccttgatgaaaacctgctcaggacctcaaactgggatgaaggttcacctttcaacaggacaacgaccgtaagcacacatccaagacaataCAGGTGTGTCTTTTGgaaaacaagtctctgaatgtccttcagtggcccagccagagcccggacttgaacctgatcgaacatctctggagagacgtagaaatagctgtgcagcaacgctacccagccaacctgacagagcttgagaggatctgcagagaagaatgagagaaactcccccaaatacaggtgtgccaagcttgtagcattatacccaagaagaatcgaggctgtaatcactgccaaaggtccttcaacaaagtaccgagtgaagggtctgaatacttatgtaaatgtttgcattttttatacttttacaaaaatttataaaaacctgtttttgctttttcgttatggggtattgtgggtagatttaTGAAGTtttttataatttaaaaaaatctcatttagaataaggctgtaacgtaacaaagtgcaaaagtcaaagggtctgaataccttccaaatgcactgtatattaaatTTCTATTACATTTCAAATATCATACACTTTGAGTGATAGGCCTTAGTACCTTATTCAATCAGGTTTTAAGGGAATGTTTGGGCATTTGAAATGACACTTGTGTTCTTTGTGTTCTAGATACCATCTTCTTTTCTCCCTGACTGGCGGTGGGAAGTATAACTTCCTGGGTACCAAAAGGTTTATTGAGGAGAATATGGATCATGCCGGTGAGTTGTTGTTTCGATTGATCGTCTTTCAGTTATGGAGTCGAGACCAGAACTATCGAAGACTAGACCAAGACCAACCATCTCAAGTCAGAAACATAAAGCATCTACACCCTAAAAACTTTACCCACTGCATGTACACCCAGCTTCTACAGTAGGGAGGTAGGCCCCCTAACACATGTTTTCATACCTACTATGCCACATACTTGTGTTTTCATCTGCTGCTTAGTGGGTGAACCATGGCTGGGAGGGCACTGCTACAACAGCCCTGCAGTCTGGTTGATTGTAGCCGTGCCTTATGTCTCAAGTTGATTCTATCTTTGTGGTCTGTTTCCCTCCAGAGACCAGCCTTCTCCATGACAATGTGGCGTTTGTTCTGTGTCTGGACACGCTGGCCAATGGGGACAACATGTTCCTGCACGTGTCCCGCCCCCCCAAACCTGGCACCCCTCAGCATGCCTTCGTACAATATCTGGAGCAGGTAACTCCTCCCACCAGCAGATACTGTAGGAAGTGTGGAGGCGCTTGATGGCCCATTGTCACTTGTATGAACTAAACGTACATGCATCCCACCACCTTCCATGTAGGTAGTTTCTTCCCGGTTCCCTTTGGTGAGGTTTGGGATGGTCCACAAGAAGATCAACCTGGGGGAGTCCACTGTTTCCTGGGAGCACGAGCGCTATGCCATGCGCAGGATACCAGGCTTCACGCTGTCTCACCTGGAGGACCCCAAAGCTGAACTGAGAGGCTCCATCCTGGACACTGTGTGAGTGGCACTACTCTGTTTTATTTTAGGGTGGAATGACAACATTATATTAAATGCAAATTCCACAAGATTTTCCCAGTCTAGCATCTGACTCTTAGACATATTGCTATTATTACAGAGTCTGGAAAAGGTCCATATTGAGGCTGTTACCCTCCCAACAGTTTGCACGTGGACTTGAGGAAGATGAAGCGCAATGCCATCGTTATTGCAGAATCGCTAGCTCGGTTTATGTATAATCTCTCTGACAAGGTATAAAACATGTActaacgcacatacacacacacacacacacacacacacacacacacacacacacacacacacacacacacaccagaataCTTTATTTTAATCAATGAGGAAACAAATGAACTCATCTCAATTTGTTTTCCAATAGGGTTCGCCAAAAGACATACAGGTCTTCAAGGGTGAAATGGTAAGATTACATTTTTTACCAGAATCTAGAAAGGCAACTACAGTCATGAAGGGAACAATTCTGTCCTCTAGTTTAGTGTACACTGTTGCATCAGTTCCAAGCAGATTTATCAGAAGTTGACTGTCCTATGCACAGTGCAAACATAATGCAAGGGGAATCGTTAATCTGATGACtggtgattggctgagagaaactgATAATAAaattattgtgggggctgtcttgttagacttcagtgcagcttttgacattatcgatcatagtctgcttcTGGACAAAgtgatgtgttatggctttacaccccctgctataatgtggataaagagttacttgtttaacagaacacagagggtgttctttaatggaagcctctcaaacataatccaggtagaagcaggaattccccagggtagctgtttaggccccttgctgtTTCCattctttactaacgacatgccactggctttgtgtaaggccagtgtgtctatgtatgcggatgactcaacactttacacatcagctactacagtgacttaaatgactgcaacacttaacaaagagctgcagttagtttcggaATGTTTTGCAAGGAATAAGTTAATCCTAAATATTCCAAAACTTAAAGCATTGCATTTGGAACAAATCATTcacttaaccctaaacctcaactacatctcgtaatgaataatgtggaaatgttgcaagttgaggtgactaaactgcttggcgtttccctggattgtaaactgtcatggtcaaaacatattgatacaacagtagctaagatgtccataataaagcgctgctctgcattcttaacaagactatcaacaaggcaggtcctacaggtcctggttttgtcgcacctagactattgttcagtagtgtggtcaggtgccacaaagagggacttgggaaaattgcatggctggcccttaaaagtacacggagagctaacattaatgatgtgcatgtcaatctctcatggctcaaagtggaagagagattgacatcatcattacttgttttcataagaggtgttgacaagctgaagctactagcacacagctcggatatccatgcataccccacaagacgtgccaccagaggtctcttcacagtccccaagttcaGAAcaaactatgggaggcgcacagtactacatagagccatgactacatggaactctatttcacatcaggtaactgatgcaagcagtagaatcagatttagaaagcaggtaaaaatacaccttatggacaGTGGGATctgtgaagtaacacaaacataggcacatacacatgcatacacacacaataacatacgcactatacacacatgtaaACATGGATTTAGTTTGTAGATATGTGGaagtggagtatgggcctgagggcacacacttagagTGTTGTGAATTATGTAATGAATGTAtcgtaatgtttttaaaattgtataactgccttaattctcccggaccccaggaagagtagctgctgcctcggcagcAGCTGATGGAGTtccataaatacaaatacaaatctaACATTCTTAAGGAAACACTTGATTGCCACTTTTTGTGTGAAACAATTCCGTCTTGgagtgccttcataaagtatccataccccttgacttttccacactttgttatgttacagcctgaattcaaaatggatgaaatatattttttctcacctatttacccacaataccccatagtaaTTTTTGAATTGTTgccaaatttattgaaaatgaaatacggaaatatcttatttacataaaaattcacacccctgagtcaatactttgtagaagtacctttggcagtgattacagctttgagtcatcttgggtatgtctgtatcagctttacaCATCTGGATTCAGGCATTTTTCTCTCAGATTTTCTTAAACTCTGTTAAATTAGATGGGGCGCAgtagtgaacagcaatcttcaagtcttccTTTACACAGATTGTTAATGGgattccagcattgctttggaggtatgcttgggatcattgtcctgttggaacgtaaatatttaccccagtctaaggtcgtttgcacggttctcatcaaggatttgtctgtatttggctccattcattgttccctcttcTTAccggtctcccagtccctgctgctgaaaagcatccccatagcatgatcctgccaccacAGTAGGGATGATGTTAGACctggtgatgagctgtgcctgtttatctccagacatagcgctttgcattcaggtcaaagagtaacatttgtttcatcagaccacagaatcttttgccttATGATCTCAGTTTTTTACGTGCCTTTTACTAAGGTCCttcttgctcagtttggtcggacggccagctctaggcagagtctgggtagttctaTACTTTTTttaatttcccaatgatggaaaccactgtgctcttggaagcTTTCAACATGCTAGAAATAGTTTTATACCCttcctcatatatatatatacacacagtatatgcttcatcacaattctatctctGAGATCTACAGCCAGTTATTTGGACTTCATGGTacagtttctgctctgacatgcattgtcagttgtgggaccttatatagacaggtgtgttttttCTAagtcatgtccaaacaattgaattggccacaggtggactccaatgaggttgtagtgacatctcaaggatgatcgatgGAAACAGGAAATTGGTTGAACCTGcactcaatttggagtgtcatagcaaaagggtgtgaatacttatgtaaattaaatatttattGAAATGTCAATACATTTTTCccctttgttattatggggtattgtgtgtagatgggtgagaaaaaatatatacatttcatccattttgaattcaggctgtaacacaacaacctGTGAAatgagtcaaggggtatgaatactttcaaaAGGCACTGTACCTCTAACCTAAACTTATACAGTATGCATCCTCAAGTGTCCATCTCAATCTCTGGTATAGGAGTTTCAGGACAGTCGCATGTCTAGCCTGATGTCCTTCCTGACGTCAATCCCACGGGCAACACAGCTGGAGAAGGATCCCAAACACGCCATACTGGTGAACACTCTGGAACATGAGCTGAGGTACTATCTGCACCAGGTCCACAGACACACCTTCCGCCAAGACAAGAGGTACAAGACAGACGCACGCACGTGCGCATGCACACAGCCATAATGAACATGTCTTCCTACCTTTCATT
Coding sequences:
- the zgc:109965 gene encoding nicalin-1-like, coding for MLLRILPRAAALLMLCVQLLHASVLPAVSSYEFTAYRMQQYAVQQEKHGCRGAIVQAEARSADEPVLTRRCVIMKLPDFTVERYLEALRQSAAAVLLLLPKNMSAVPQDIIQTFMVSESEALLKDTIMPVYVTPEDEQLLYMYEEVKHAAASRTSSILVRVFRSMVTATVFQILVSNTNPIKPITDSTIITLEGVLPGAGEDASTIVITAHYDSYGLTPWLSYGADSNGSGVTILLELVRLFQKLYSNPHSQPPYHLLFSLTGGGKYNFLGTKRFIEENMDHAETSLLHDNVAFVLCLDTLANGDNMFLHVSRPPKPGTPQHAFVQYLEQVVSSRFPLVRFGMVHKKINLGESTVSWEHERYAMRRIPGFTLSHLEDPKAELRGSILDTVLHVDLRKMKRNAIVIAESLARFMYNLSDKGSPKDIQVFKGEMEFQDSRMSSLMSFLTSIPRATQLEKDPKHAILVNTLEHELRYYLHQVHRHTFRQDKRDPELTFFDQMEQPMMMYRIKPAAFDLFLGGCIAAYLAIVYYAIENCGYLYTKLKAAVKSKQK